Proteins co-encoded in one Kribbella solani genomic window:
- the nirB gene encoding nitrite reductase large subunit NirB, which produces MKVVIIGGGMAGRRLASLLPSYEVTVLGDEPSYNRSRLTEYIAGRSEVVLGDEPVAFAVAVDRVRQVVTDADGREHLYDHLVFATGAAPVVPAELVAADGMCVLRSAADAQAIVAAVKQVRRAVVLGGGVLGVETACALRERGVAVTLVHDGETLLDKTIRASAGRRVTRAVRQLGVEVLLNTELKNRRQVYGELLVVACGVRARTGLADGLTVRDGIVVDETLTSPDDPRVHAIGDCAEVGGRRTGTVAAAWSHAEALATTLTTEPTPTTKPTPTTKPTLTTKPTPTGNQPKLTVNQPAPTAELPTPVPVVEVVRVTAGGMDVLVLGAQDEAGEVVRLEDEHRYVRAVLRDGVVKSAVVVGAPDVAAELVLLADRGTPVVADGLLAPPVVPTKRVGTVCRCNGVTRAAIEAAWRGGADSVDGIAATTRATTGCGSCTGAVGELLDRLRRGETEPVPSSRRATMAELSKARHVVVVGGGMVAHRLVEALRQRDTSTSHRITVFAEEPRLPYDRVALTSYFSGRDPQDLSLGDPDLWNDPAVNLRKGVQVAAIDTTAKTVTTARGEQVAYDELVLATGSSAFIPPVKNNDAQGCFVYRTVDDVAALRVYVERLRSEGKQVNGVVVGGGLLGLEAAGALRALGAATKVVEFAPRLMPLQVDEGGGSALARLIEGLDVDVLTATQCQRVKLTSQGAARAMAVADGPDLPADVVVFATGVRPRDDLGRAAGLQLGERGGVVVDEACRTSVPGVWAIGEVACIEGRVWGLIAPGYTMAEIVADRLLGGEATFPGADTSTKLKLLGVDVASFGDAFGATAGALDIVYADPVAGVYKKLVLSDDARTLLGGILVGDASAYSGLRPMVGRELGADPAAFLLPEGAAPVRLELPDDAPVCSCNNVSAGTIRCAVRDEGCTDLKSVCGRTKAGSSCGSCLPIVKNLVNAELSKAGVEVSKALCEHFTLSRAELFDVVRVTGLRTFSEIVERHGSGRGCDICKPVVGSILASLDPAGHVLEGERAALQDTNDHVMANLQKDGTYSIVPRIPGGEITPAGLITIGEVARDFGLYTKITGGQRVDLFGARIEQLPAIWKRLVDAGFESGHAYGKALRTVKSCVGSTWCRYGVQDSVGMAIALELRYRGLRSPHKLKLGVSGCARECAEARGKDVGVIATEKGWNLYVGGNGGMTPRHAELLASDLTDEELFRAVDRFLMYYIRTGDRLQRTSVWMRELEGGLDQVRDVVLNDSLGIAADLDAAMALHVDSYVDEWQATLNDPAKLARFVSFVNAPDQPDADLRYVVERNQPRPASSSERDQLEPVLLAGPRLEVRG; this is translated from the coding sequence GTGAAGGTGGTGATCATCGGCGGTGGCATGGCCGGCCGGCGGTTGGCTTCGTTGCTGCCCTCGTACGAGGTGACTGTGCTTGGCGACGAGCCGTCGTACAACCGGAGTCGGCTGACCGAGTACATCGCCGGCCGGAGCGAGGTGGTACTAGGAGATGAGCCGGTCGCGTTTGCGGTTGCAGTGGACCGCGTACGACAGGTGGTGACCGATGCGGACGGCCGTGAGCATCTGTACGACCACCTGGTCTTCGCGACCGGCGCCGCGCCAGTAGTACCCGCCGAGCTGGTCGCGGCGGATGGGATGTGTGTACTGCGGTCCGCAGCGGATGCACAGGCGATCGTCGCTGCCGTCAAGCAGGTACGGCGAGCTGTAGTGCTTGGCGGCGGCGTACTGGGAGTCGAGACTGCTTGCGCGCTGCGAGAGCGTGGTGTCGCGGTGACGCTGGTACATGACGGGGAAACCCTGCTGGACAAGACGATCCGGGCTTCCGCCGGGCGGCGAGTGACCCGGGCAGTCCGGCAGCTCGGCGTGGAGGTACTGCTCAACACTGAGCTGAAGAACAGGCGACAGGTGTACGGGGAGCTGCTGGTCGTCGCATGTGGCGTACGAGCGCGGACTGGTTTGGCGGATGGTCTGACTGTCCGCGACGGCATTGTGGTGGACGAAACACTTACCAGTCCGGATGACCCGCGAGTGCATGCGATAGGCGACTGCGCCGAAGTAGGTGGTCGCCGGACCGGGACAGTCGCTGCAGCCTGGTCCCACGCCGAAGCCCTGGCAACCACGCTGACCACCGAGCCCACGCCGACCACCAAGCCCACGCCGACCACCAAGCCCACGCTGACTACCAAGCCCACGCCGACCGGCAACCAGCCGAAGCTGACCGTCAACCAGCCCGCTCCGACCGCTGAGTTGCCCACACCGGTGCCGGTGGTCGAGGTGGTTCGCGTTACAGCAGGTGGGATGGACGTGTTGGTGCTGGGCGCACAGGACGAGGCCGGGGAAGTAGTGCGGCTCGAGGACGAGCACCGGTACGTACGGGCCGTGCTGCGGGACGGTGTGGTGAAGTCAGCGGTCGTAGTAGGCGCACCGGACGTAGCGGCCGAGCTGGTGCTGCTGGCGGACCGGGGGACCCCGGTTGTCGCGGACGGGCTGCTTGCGCCGCCGGTCGTACCGACGAAGCGAGTGGGGACCGTGTGCAGGTGCAACGGGGTCACCAGGGCCGCGATCGAGGCGGCCTGGCGTGGGGGTGCCGACAGCGTCGACGGCATCGCCGCCACCACCCGGGCGACGACCGGGTGCGGCAGTTGCACCGGCGCCGTCGGTGAACTGCTCGACCGCCTCCGGCGTGGCGAGACCGAACCAGTCCCGAGCAGCAGGAGGGCGACGATGGCAGAGCTCAGCAAGGCCAGGCACGTGGTGGTGGTCGGCGGTGGCATGGTCGCCCACCGGCTGGTAGAGGCCCTCCGCCAGCGCGACACCAGTACCAGCCATCGGATCACGGTGTTCGCCGAGGAGCCGCGGCTGCCGTACGACCGGGTCGCACTGACCAGTTACTTCTCCGGTCGCGACCCACAGGACCTGTCCCTCGGCGACCCCGACCTGTGGAACGACCCGGCGGTCAACCTCCGCAAGGGCGTCCAGGTCGCCGCGATCGACACCACCGCCAAAACAGTCACCACGGCCCGCGGTGAACAGGTCGCGTACGACGAACTGGTACTGGCCACAGGCTCGTCCGCCTTCATCCCACCGGTCAAGAACAACGACGCACAAGGCTGTTTCGTCTACCGGACCGTTGATGACGTAGCAGCACTCCGTGTGTACGTGGAGCGTCTCAGGTCCGAGGGCAAGCAGGTCAACGGGGTCGTGGTCGGCGGCGGTCTACTCGGTCTGGAAGCGGCCGGCGCGCTCCGGGCGCTCGGTGCCGCGACCAAGGTTGTCGAGTTCGCGCCACGGTTGATGCCGCTGCAGGTCGACGAGGGCGGCGGCTCCGCGCTGGCGCGGCTGATCGAAGGACTCGACGTCGACGTACTGACCGCGACCCAGTGCCAGCGGGTCAAACTCACTTCCCAGGGGGCGGCCCGTGCGATGGCTGTTGCCGACGGCCCCGATCTGCCGGCCGATGTGGTCGTGTTCGCGACCGGCGTCCGTCCGCGCGACGACCTCGGCCGCGCCGCCGGTCTGCAGCTCGGCGAGCGCGGCGGCGTCGTGGTGGACGAGGCCTGCCGGACGTCGGTCCCCGGCGTCTGGGCGATCGGCGAGGTCGCCTGTATCGAAGGGCGGGTCTGGGGCCTGATCGCGCCCGGGTACACGATGGCCGAGATCGTCGCGGACCGGCTGCTCGGCGGCGAGGCGACCTTCCCGGGCGCGGACACGTCGACCAAGTTGAAGCTGCTCGGCGTGGACGTGGCGAGTTTCGGCGACGCGTTCGGTGCCACCGCAGGCGCGTTGGACATCGTGTACGCGGATCCGGTCGCCGGCGTGTACAAGAAGCTGGTGCTGTCCGACGACGCCCGTACGCTGCTCGGCGGCATCCTGGTCGGCGACGCGTCGGCGTACTCCGGGTTGCGGCCGATGGTCGGCCGGGAGCTGGGCGCGGACCCGGCCGCCTTCCTGCTGCCGGAAGGCGCCGCGCCGGTGCGGCTGGAGCTGCCCGACGATGCGCCGGTGTGCTCGTGCAACAACGTGTCCGCGGGGACGATCCGGTGTGCGGTCCGCGACGAAGGGTGCACGGACCTCAAGTCGGTGTGCGGCCGGACCAAGGCCGGGTCTTCGTGTGGTTCCTGTCTGCCGATCGTCAAGAACCTCGTGAACGCCGAGCTCAGCAAGGCCGGGGTCGAGGTCAGCAAGGCGTTGTGCGAACACTTCACGCTGTCCCGGGCCGAGCTGTTCGACGTCGTCCGCGTCACCGGGTTGCGGACGTTCAGCGAGATCGTCGAGAGGCACGGCAGCGGGCGCGGCTGTGACATCTGCAAGCCGGTGGTCGGGTCGATCCTGGCCAGTCTGGACCCGGCCGGTCACGTCCTCGAAGGCGAGCGCGCGGCGCTGCAGGACACCAACGACCACGTGATGGCGAATCTGCAGAAGGACGGGACGTACTCCATCGTACCGCGCATCCCCGGCGGTGAGATCACGCCGGCCGGTCTGATCACGATCGGCGAAGTGGCGCGCGACTTCGGGCTGTACACGAAGATCACCGGCGGGCAGCGGGTCGATCTGTTCGGCGCGCGGATCGAGCAGCTGCCGGCGATCTGGAAACGGTTGGTGGATGCCGGGTTCGAGTCCGGACACGCGTACGGCAAGGCGCTGCGGACGGTGAAGTCGTGCGTCGGGTCGACCTGGTGCCGGTACGGCGTGCAGGACTCGGTCGGGATGGCGATCGCATTGGAGCTGCGGTACCGCGGGCTGCGCTCGCCGCACAAGCTGAAGCTCGGCGTGTCCGGGTGCGCGCGGGAGTGCGCCGAGGCGCGCGGCAAGGACGTCGGGGTGATCGCGACCGAGAAGGGCTGGAACCTGTACGTGGGCGGGAACGGCGGGATGACGCCGCGGCACGCCGAGCTGCTCGCGTCCGACCTGACCGACGAAGAGCTGTTCCGGGCCGTTGACCGATTCCTGATGTACTACATTCGCACCGGCGACCGGTTGCAGCGTACGTCGGTGTGGATGCGGGAGCTCGAAGGCGGGCTCGATCAGGTCCGCGACGTCGTACTGAACGACAGCCTCGGCATCGCGGCCGATCTGGATGCCGCGATGGCATTGCACGTCGACTCGTACGTGGACGAATGGCAGGCGACGCTGAACGATCCGGCGAAACTGGCACGGTTCGTGTCGTTCGTGAACGCACCGGATCAGCCGGACGCCGACCTGCGGTACGTGGTCGAGCGCAATCAGCCGCGCCCGGCCTCGTCGTCCGAGCGCGACCAGCTCGAGCCGGTCCTGCTGGCCGGTCCCCGATTGGAGGTTCGCGGATGA
- a CDS encoding molybdopterin-dependent oxidoreductase — MTPVATHCPYCALQCATHLVEQPGALQVRPRDFPTNQGGLCRKGWTAPDVLTAPDRLTTPLVRNADGVLVEASWDTALDFVADRIRSLQLAYGRDSVAVFGGGGLTNEKAYALGKFARVALRTANVDYNGRFCMSSAAAATNRAFGIDRGLPFPLADLGGAGAVLLVGSNLADTMPPAVAHLQSARDAGGLLVVDPRRSATAALSGALHLQATPGTDLALVLSLTHVVLQEGLADTAYLRERTDDPDALIRSTAAWWPERAERVTGVPAATIRRAARVLAAAAPVHGGAGAFILTGRGAEQHSKGTDTVTACINLALALGLPGRLGSGYGCITGQGNGQGGREHGQKADQLPGYRSISDPAARAYVAGVWGVRPEDLPGPGKSAVELINSLGTDAGPKALLVHGSNLLVSAPHLASVRDRLAALDLLVVADVVPSETALLADVVFPVTQWAEEDGTMTSLEGRVLRRRTAVAAPGQVRSDLAVFAGLADRLGVAGFSKDPQEVFEELRLASAGGRADYSGITWDRLDAGEALFWPVPHVEHPGTPRLFADRFATPDGRAQVVPVDHRPVADDLNAGAPMYLVTGRLLQHYQSGAQTRRVPELVEAEPEVFAELHPRVAAQLGIADGRPVRLRTARGSMVLPARVTTDVRPDTVFVPFHFGGVGAVNELTNDVLDPVSGMPEFKACAVQVSAASLPVAEVSA, encoded by the coding sequence GTGACTCCAGTAGCCACGCACTGTCCGTACTGCGCGCTGCAGTGCGCAACGCACCTGGTTGAGCAGCCAGGGGCGTTGCAGGTACGGCCGCGCGACTTCCCCACCAATCAAGGCGGACTGTGCCGCAAAGGCTGGACAGCTCCTGACGTACTGACAGCGCCGGACCGGCTCACCACGCCGCTGGTCCGCAACGCTGACGGCGTACTGGTGGAGGCGAGCTGGGACACCGCACTGGACTTCGTAGCTGATCGGATTCGGTCGCTGCAGTTGGCGTACGGGCGTGATTCGGTGGCGGTGTTCGGTGGTGGTGGACTGACCAACGAGAAGGCGTACGCGCTCGGCAAGTTCGCGCGGGTGGCGTTGCGTACGGCGAATGTGGACTACAACGGACGGTTCTGTATGTCGTCGGCGGCGGCTGCGACGAACAGGGCGTTCGGCATCGACCGGGGCCTGCCGTTCCCGCTGGCGGACTTGGGTGGTGCCGGTGCGGTGCTGCTCGTTGGTAGCAACCTCGCCGACACGATGCCGCCGGCCGTAGCGCATCTGCAGAGTGCACGGGACGCAGGCGGGCTGCTGGTCGTCGACCCGCGCCGCTCGGCGACAGCGGCACTGTCCGGTGCGCTCCACCTGCAGGCGACGCCGGGTACGGACCTGGCGCTGGTGCTTTCACTCACTCATGTGGTGTTGCAGGAGGGCCTGGCCGACACCGCGTACTTGCGGGAGCGTACCGATGATCCGGATGCACTGATCCGGTCCACAGCCGCCTGGTGGCCCGAGCGGGCGGAGCGGGTGACCGGTGTACCCGCAGCAACGATCCGCCGGGCCGCACGGGTCTTGGCGGCGGCCGCTCCGGTGCACGGCGGCGCTGGTGCGTTCATCCTGACCGGACGTGGTGCAGAGCAGCACAGCAAGGGCACCGACACGGTCACTGCCTGCATCAACCTCGCACTGGCGCTAGGCCTCCCGGGGCGGCTCGGCAGCGGGTACGGGTGCATCACCGGGCAGGGGAACGGTCAGGGCGGTCGGGAGCATGGTCAGAAGGCCGATCAGCTCCCTGGTTACCGGAGCATCTCGGACCCGGCCGCACGTGCTTACGTGGCAGGGGTTTGGGGCGTACGCCCGGAGGACCTGCCTGGCCCTGGGAAGAGTGCGGTCGAGCTGATCAACTCCCTAGGCACGGACGCCGGCCCGAAGGCGCTGCTTGTACACGGGAGCAACCTACTCGTGTCCGCGCCACACCTCGCATCGGTACGGGATCGGCTGGCTGCACTGGACCTCCTGGTGGTGGCTGACGTCGTACCGTCGGAGACCGCGCTACTCGCGGATGTGGTCTTTCCGGTGACGCAATGGGCTGAAGAAGACGGCACGATGACATCGCTCGAAGGGCGGGTGCTGCGGCGTCGTACCGCAGTAGCAGCGCCCGGCCAGGTACGCAGTGATCTCGCGGTGTTCGCTGGGCTGGCGGATCGGCTAGGGGTGGCGGGCTTCTCGAAAGACCCGCAGGAGGTGTTCGAGGAGCTCAGGCTGGCGAGTGCTGGTGGGCGGGCGGACTACTCGGGGATCACCTGGGATCGGCTGGACGCCGGTGAGGCGCTGTTCTGGCCGGTGCCGCACGTAGAGCATCCAGGTACGCCGCGCCTGTTCGCGGATCGGTTCGCTACGCCGGACGGGCGAGCGCAGGTGGTTCCGGTCGATCACCGGCCGGTGGCGGATGATCTCAACGCGGGTGCGCCGATGTACTTGGTGACCGGGCGGCTGCTGCAGCACTACCAGAGTGGGGCGCAGACGCGTCGGGTGCCGGAGCTGGTGGAGGCGGAGCCGGAGGTGTTCGCCGAGCTGCATCCGCGGGTCGCGGCACAGCTGGGGATCGCGGACGGTCGCCCGGTGCGGTTGCGTACGGCGCGTGGCTCGATGGTGCTGCCTGCGCGGGTCACTACTGACGTACGCCCGGACACGGTGTTTGTGCCGTTCCACTTCGGTGGAGTCGGCGCGGTCAACGAGCTGACCAACGACGTACTGGACCCGGTGTCGGGGATGCCGGAGTTCAAGGCCTGCGCGGTGCAGGTCAGTGCGGCGAGTCTGCCGGTGGCGGAGGTGTCCGCGTGA
- a CDS encoding MFS transporter, with translation MTLEAGQAAVAHRDGSGAVGTVEAPRRGRWIDVWDPEDSAFWAGKGRAVARRNLWPSIFAEFLGFSVWQLWSIVVVSMPKAGFTYSTDQLFWLVALPSLVGATLRLPYTFAVPRFGGRNWTVVSALLLLVPTVGLSYFMTQPATPFWLMALVAATAGVGGGNFASSMTNISFFYPEKEKGFALGVNAAGGNLGVAVVQLLVPIIVVAGAGLTLNRAGLMWLPLIALAAVWAWKAMANLSVANSSFRTSIAAAKRPHTWVISFLYIGTFGSFIGFGAAFPLLIKTTFVDVTPAHYAFLGALVGSVARPFGGKLADRVGGAWVTVCSFVVMGLGILSAVFALKAESFAAFLGSFLVLFVASGIANGSTYRMIPAVFRLTTPDDPGRARREAAACIGIASAVGAYGGFLVPRGFAMSTSHFGSLIPALYVFCGFYVLCLLVTYFCYLRKGGPLSRERV, from the coding sequence ATGACGCTCGAGGCAGGACAGGCCGCCGTCGCGCACCGCGACGGCAGCGGCGCGGTCGGTACGGTCGAGGCGCCGCGGCGCGGGCGCTGGATCGACGTCTGGGATCCGGAGGACAGCGCTTTCTGGGCCGGTAAGGGCCGGGCGGTCGCGCGCCGGAACCTGTGGCCGTCGATCTTCGCCGAGTTCCTCGGCTTCTCGGTCTGGCAGCTGTGGAGCATCGTCGTGGTGTCGATGCCGAAAGCCGGTTTCACCTACAGCACCGACCAGTTGTTCTGGCTGGTCGCGTTGCCGAGTCTGGTCGGCGCGACGCTGCGGCTGCCGTACACGTTCGCCGTACCGCGCTTCGGTGGGCGGAACTGGACGGTGGTTTCCGCGTTGCTGCTGCTCGTACCGACGGTCGGGCTGTCGTACTTCATGACGCAGCCGGCCACCCCGTTCTGGCTGATGGCGCTGGTCGCGGCGACGGCTGGCGTCGGCGGCGGCAACTTCGCCAGCAGCATGACCAACATCTCCTTCTTCTACCCGGAGAAGGAGAAGGGCTTCGCGCTCGGCGTGAACGCGGCCGGCGGGAACCTCGGTGTCGCCGTCGTGCAATTGCTGGTACCGATCATCGTCGTCGCCGGGGCCGGTCTGACGCTGAACCGGGCCGGCTTGATGTGGCTGCCGCTGATCGCGCTGGCCGCGGTCTGGGCCTGGAAGGCGATGGCGAACCTGTCGGTGGCGAACTCGTCGTTCCGCACGTCGATCGCGGCGGCGAAGCGGCCGCACACCTGGGTGATCTCGTTCCTGTACATCGGCACGTTCGGCTCGTTCATCGGGTTCGGCGCGGCGTTTCCGCTGCTGATCAAGACCACCTTCGTGGACGTCACGCCGGCGCACTACGCCTTCCTCGGGGCGCTGGTCGGGTCGGTCGCGCGGCCGTTCGGCGGCAAGCTGGCCGACCGGGTCGGCGGCGCGTGGGTGACGGTGTGCTCGTTCGTGGTGATGGGTCTCGGCATCCTGTCCGCCGTTTTCGCGCTGAAGGCGGAGAGCTTCGCGGCGTTCCTGGGCAGTTTTCTGGTCCTGTTCGTCGCCAGCGGGATCGCGAACGGGTCGACGTACCGGATGATCCCGGCTGTTTTCCGGCTCACCACGCCGGACGACCCGGGCCGGGCGCGGCGGGAGGCGGCGGCGTGCATCGGGATCGCGTCGGCGGTCGGCGCGTACGGCGGTTTCCTGGTGCCGCGTGGGTTCGCGATGTCCACCAGCCACTTCGGTTCACTGATCCCGGCGCTGTACGTCTTCTGTGGCTTCTACGTGCTCTGTCTGCTCGTCACGTACTTCTGCTACCTGCGCAAGGGTGGCCCGCTCAGCCGGGAGCGCGTGTGA
- a CDS encoding MMPL family transporter, with translation MKRWMWRTGIAAVLIIWLVLGSLGGPAVGKLSEVQQNDNANFLPKQAESTQVANEGAKFTDSKTLPYFVLVERDSGITAADRAKVAAFVAKIPALDLGAGKKLSDYLVAPIGPPVPSKDGKALLITVQTNSDRADEVIKQGETALYAVADSLRTDIKQDLTPTGLQVYVTGPGGVFADFVVAFSGIDGILLGVALAVVFVILLIVYRSPILPIAVLLTAVFGLALAALVVYPLAKHGVLQLNGQSQGILFILVVGASTDYALLLVSRYKEELHDYESKYQAMRVAWRASIEPIAASAATVILGLLCLLLSQLGSTKGLGPVGALGIAGAFVAAMTFLPAILLAFGRRIFWPAIPRLDHVHTRDQVGGRRLWGRISGLVGRRARRVWVVTALALLACAAFLPTFKASGTSQEDLFLNKVESVTGQEQLGKHFDAGAGTPVEILTPVAKADQVVQTATKVNGVGAASASAAPGVPPKVVDGKVLVQATLTVPADSPDATQVVKHLRSELDKVSPDILVGGNTAINLDVLDASQRDLRVIIPTILAVIFVVLMLLLRSLVAAVLLVIANVLSFGATIGVSALVFNHLFDFPGADPGIPLYAFVFLVALGIDYSIFLMTRVREESHTEGTRPGILIGLAVTGGVITSAGVVLAATFSALAVLPILFLAQIAFMVAFGVLLDTTVVRSLLAPSLAHDLGRRVWWPSKLSRAGD, from the coding sequence GTGAAGCGGTGGATGTGGCGGACGGGGATCGCCGCGGTACTGATCATCTGGCTGGTGCTCGGCTCGCTCGGCGGCCCGGCCGTCGGCAAACTGAGCGAGGTCCAGCAGAACGACAACGCCAACTTCCTGCCGAAACAGGCCGAGTCGACCCAGGTCGCGAACGAGGGGGCCAAGTTCACCGACTCCAAGACCCTGCCGTACTTCGTCCTGGTCGAGCGTGACTCCGGGATTACCGCCGCGGACCGGGCCAAGGTCGCCGCGTTCGTCGCGAAGATCCCGGCGCTGGACCTCGGCGCCGGCAAGAAGCTCAGCGACTACCTGGTCGCGCCGATCGGTCCGCCGGTGCCGTCAAAGGACGGGAAGGCGTTGCTGATCACCGTACAAACCAACAGCGACCGCGCCGACGAGGTGATCAAGCAAGGCGAGACCGCGCTGTACGCCGTCGCGGACTCATTGCGCACCGACATCAAACAGGACCTCACCCCGACCGGACTCCAGGTGTACGTGACCGGTCCTGGCGGTGTGTTCGCCGACTTCGTGGTCGCGTTCAGCGGGATCGACGGCATCCTGCTCGGCGTCGCGCTGGCCGTGGTGTTCGTGATTCTGCTGATCGTGTACCGGAGCCCGATCCTGCCGATCGCCGTCCTGCTCACCGCCGTGTTCGGGCTCGCGCTCGCCGCCCTGGTGGTGTACCCGCTGGCGAAGCACGGCGTGCTCCAGCTGAACGGGCAGAGCCAGGGCATCCTCTTCATCCTCGTCGTTGGCGCGTCCACCGATTACGCGCTGCTGCTCGTCTCCCGTTACAAAGAGGAACTGCACGACTACGAGAGCAAGTACCAGGCGATGCGGGTCGCTTGGCGGGCATCGATCGAGCCGATCGCGGCCAGCGCGGCGACCGTCATCCTCGGTCTGCTCTGCCTGCTGCTCTCCCAACTCGGCAGTACGAAGGGCCTCGGACCGGTCGGCGCACTTGGTATCGCCGGAGCATTCGTCGCGGCGATGACGTTCCTGCCGGCGATCCTGCTCGCGTTCGGGCGACGGATCTTCTGGCCGGCGATCCCGCGCCTCGACCACGTACACACCCGCGACCAGGTCGGCGGCCGGCGGCTCTGGGGCCGCATCTCCGGTCTCGTCGGGCGACGCGCCCGCCGGGTCTGGGTCGTGACCGCGCTGGCGTTGCTGGCCTGCGCCGCGTTCCTGCCGACCTTCAAGGCCAGCGGTACGTCGCAGGAGGACCTGTTCCTGAACAAGGTCGAATCGGTCACCGGGCAGGAGCAACTCGGCAAACACTTCGACGCCGGCGCTGGTACGCCGGTGGAGATCCTCACACCGGTCGCAAAGGCCGACCAGGTCGTACAGACCGCGACGAAGGTGAACGGGGTCGGCGCAGCGTCCGCTTCGGCGGCTCCCGGCGTACCGCCGAAGGTTGTCGACGGCAAGGTTCTCGTCCAGGCCACCCTGACCGTACCGGCCGACTCACCAGACGCCACGCAAGTGGTCAAACACCTGCGATCCGAGCTCGACAAGGTCAGTCCGGACATCCTGGTCGGCGGCAACACCGCGATCAACCTCGACGTACTGGACGCGTCGCAACGCGATCTGCGCGTCATCATCCCGACCATTCTCGCGGTCATCTTCGTCGTACTCATGCTGCTGCTGCGCTCGCTCGTCGCCGCCGTACTCCTGGTGATTGCCAACGTGCTGTCCTTCGGCGCCACCATCGGCGTCAGCGCACTGGTCTTCAACCACCTCTTCGACTTCCCCGGCGCCGACCCAGGCATCCCGCTCTACGCCTTCGTCTTCCTGGTTGCCCTGGGCATCGACTACTCGATCTTCCTGATGACCCGGGTCCGCGAGGAATCCCACACCGAAGGCACCAGACCCGGCATCCTGATCGGCCTCGCCGTCACCGGCGGCGTCATCACCTCCGCCGGCGTCGTACTCGCCGCCACCTTCTCCGCGCTGGCCGTCCTCCCGATCCTGTTCCTGGCCCAGATCGCCTTCATGGTCGCCTTCGGCGTCCTCCTCGACACCACAGTCGTCCGCTCCCTGCTGGCCCCCTCCCTCGCCCACGACCTGGGCCGAAGAGTCTGGTGGCCCAGCAAACTCAGCCGAGCCGGCGACTAG
- a CDS encoding YdeI/OmpD-associated family protein: METFQGTIEVSDSGGAWVEVPGEVIAALGGGGRIAVRATFDGIEYRGSIASMGGCMALGVLKSIRSQLGKAGGDPVTVTVELDGDARTIDVPDDLAAALSTAGTRETFDNLSYSHRREHVNAINAAKKPETRERRITKLVETLTSS; this comes from the coding sequence ATGGAGACATTTCAGGGCACCATCGAGGTCAGTGACAGTGGCGGGGCGTGGGTCGAGGTTCCGGGCGAGGTGATCGCGGCGCTCGGCGGTGGCGGGCGGATCGCGGTACGAGCCACGTTCGACGGAATCGAGTACCGCGGGTCGATCGCCTCCATGGGTGGATGTATGGCGCTCGGAGTACTGAAGAGCATCCGGAGCCAACTGGGCAAGGCCGGCGGCGATCCCGTGACGGTCACCGTGGAGTTGGACGGCGACGCCCGGACCATCGACGTACCCGACGACCTCGCCGCGGCCCTGTCCACCGCCGGCACCCGCGAGACCTTCGACAACCTGAGCTACAGCCACCGCCGCGAACACGTAAACGCAATCAACGCCGCCAAGAAGCCAGAAACCCGCGAACGCCGCATCACCAAGCTGGTAGAGACACTGACCAGTTCTTGA
- a CDS encoding MFS transporter, translating to MLLVTHNYNLLLIGVLSAANGVLDAFTSPALRGLVPELVPVDQLRKANALVSSVRNGTKIVGPALAGVLVATVGSGTAIAIDAVSYVLAAALLGRLHVSTSIAPRRPGVLAEVRRGWKEFRRIRWVWAVTVSSALMNLAQVGVWQVLGPELTGQSELWGAVLSVRGAGLLVMSALMYRLVIRRLLATGQLLSALGALPLFALGFGVQPGWLLIAAFVAGVGFSISGVAWETSLQEHVDRGMLSRISSIDELLSFVAIPVGMVVVGPLAAVFGAGRVAVVAGGCYLFAAWSSLLSKEVRGLRGV from the coding sequence GTGCTTCTTGTCACGCACAACTACAACCTGCTGCTGATCGGCGTGCTGAGCGCCGCGAACGGTGTGCTGGATGCGTTCACCTCGCCGGCACTTCGCGGACTGGTGCCGGAGCTTGTCCCGGTGGACCAGTTGCGCAAGGCAAACGCGCTCGTCAGTTCAGTGCGGAACGGGACCAAGATCGTCGGCCCGGCGCTCGCCGGCGTACTGGTCGCCACGGTCGGAAGCGGCACGGCGATCGCCATCGACGCCGTCAGTTATGTACTCGCGGCAGCGCTCCTCGGACGGCTGCACGTGTCGACGTCAATCGCACCGCGGCGGCCGGGTGTACTGGCTGAGGTCCGGCGCGGCTGGAAGGAGTTCCGGCGTATCCGCTGGGTGTGGGCGGTGACCGTATCGTCCGCGCTGATGAACCTTGCCCAGGTCGGTGTCTGGCAAGTCCTCGGTCCGGAGCTGACCGGTCAGTCCGAATTGTGGGGCGCTGTACTGAGCGTACGCGGCGCCGGTCTGCTCGTGATGAGCGCGCTGATGTACCGGTTGGTCATCCGGCGTCTCCTGGCTACCGGACAGCTGTTGAGTGCGCTCGGCGCGCTCCCCCTCTTTGCGCTCGGTTTCGGTGTGCAACCGGGTTGGTTGCTGATCGCGGCGTTCGTGGCCGGCGTCGGGTTCTCGATCTCGGGTGTCGCATGGGAGACGTCGTTGCAGGAACACGTCGACCGGGGGATGCTTTCCAGGATCTCGTCCATCGACGAGTTGCTGTCATTCGTGGCGATTCCGGTCGGGATGGTGGTGGTTGGGCCGTTGGCGGCAGTGTTCGGGGCCGGGCGGGTCGCGGTGGTTGCCGGGGGCTGCTATCTGTTCGCGGCTTGGAGTTCGCTGCTTTCCAAGGAGGTTCGTGGGCTCAGGGGCGTTTGA